From Streptomyces sp. TLI_105, the proteins below share one genomic window:
- the eda gene encoding bifunctional 4-hydroxy-2-oxoglutarate aldolase/2-dehydro-3-deoxy-phosphogluconate aldolase, translated as MTSVFGLAPGARDVPVVPVVVIEDAADAVPLARALVAGGLPLIEVTLRTPAALDAVRAIAAEVPEAVVGAGTVVSAAGVADAVDAGARFLVSPGWTERLLGAMRDSGVPFLPGVSTASEVVALVERGVEDMKFFPAEAAGGVPYLKSLAGPLPRARFCPTGGISPGSAPAYLALPNVGCVGGTWMLPPAALAARDWGRVESLARGAAALRAPVSAGAR; from the coding sequence ATGACGAGCGTGTTCGGCCTTGCCCCCGGGGCCCGTGACGTCCCCGTCGTCCCCGTCGTCGTGATCGAGGACGCCGCCGACGCCGTGCCCCTGGCGCGGGCCCTGGTGGCCGGCGGGCTGCCGCTGATCGAGGTCACCCTGCGCACCCCCGCCGCGCTCGACGCCGTCCGCGCGATCGCGGCCGAGGTGCCGGAGGCGGTCGTCGGCGCGGGCACCGTCGTCTCGGCGGCCGGGGTCGCGGACGCGGTGGACGCGGGGGCGCGGTTCCTGGTCAGCCCCGGGTGGACGGAGCGGCTGCTCGGCGCGATGCGGGACTCCGGCGTGCCGTTCCTGCCGGGGGTGTCGACGGCCTCGGAGGTCGTGGCCCTCGTCGAACGCGGGGTCGAGGACATGAAGTTCTTCCCGGCCGAGGCGGCGGGCGGCGTCCCGTACCTGAAGTCCCTCGCGGGCCCGCTTCCCCGGGCCCGCTTCTGCCCCACGGGCGGCATCTCCCCCGGCTCCGCCCCCGCCTACCTCGCCCTGCCGAACGTCGGCTGCGTCGGCGGTACGTGGATGCTGCCGCCCGCCGCGCTCGCCGCCCGCGACTGGGGGCGCGTGGAGTCCCTCGCGCGCGGCGCGGCGGCGCTGCGGGCGCCGGTCAGCGCGGGAGCCCGGTGA
- the yaaA gene encoding peroxide stress protein YaaA, translated as MLVLLPPSEGKASSGRGAPLKPESLSLPGLAEARAAVLDELVELCAADEEKAREVLGLSEGLRGEVAKNAELRTAGARPAGEIYTGVLYDALGLASLDAAARERAGSSLLVFSGLWGAVRVTDRIPSYRCSMGVKLPGLGALGAHWRGAMASVLPEAAGDGLVLDLRSSAYASAWKPKGEVAARTATVRVLHAPTRKVVSHFNKATKGRIVRSLLEAGAEPGSPAELVEALRDLRYVVEEGGKAGALDVLVDEIH; from the coding sequence GTGCTCGTGCTGTTGCCGCCCTCCGAAGGCAAGGCCTCCTCGGGGCGCGGGGCGCCGCTCAAGCCGGAGTCGCTGTCCCTGCCGGGGCTCGCGGAGGCGCGGGCGGCGGTCCTGGACGAGCTGGTCGAGCTGTGCGCCGCCGACGAGGAGAAGGCGCGCGAGGTCCTCGGCCTGAGCGAGGGGCTGCGCGGCGAGGTCGCGAAGAACGCGGAGCTGCGGACGGCGGGCGCGCGTCCGGCCGGGGAGATCTACACGGGCGTGCTGTACGACGCGCTGGGTCTGGCGTCCCTGGACGCGGCGGCCCGGGAGCGGGCGGGGAGCTCGCTGCTCGTGTTCTCGGGGCTGTGGGGCGCGGTGAGGGTGACGGACCGGATCCCGTCGTACCGCTGCTCGATGGGGGTGAAGCTGCCCGGGCTCGGGGCGCTCGGCGCGCACTGGCGGGGGGCGATGGCCTCGGTGCTGCCGGAGGCGGCCGGGGACGGCCTCGTCCTGGACCTGCGTTCGTCGGCGTACGCGTCGGCGTGGAAGCCGAAGGGCGAGGTGGCGGCCCGGACGGCGACGGTGCGGGTGCTGCACGCGCCGACCCGGAAGGTGGTCAGCCACTTCAACAAGGCGACGAAGGGCCGGATCGTGCGGAGCCTCCTGGAGGCGGGCGCGGAGCCCGGTTCGCCGGCGGAGCTGGTGGAGGCGCTGCGCGATCTGCGGTACGTGGTGGAGGAGGGCGGCAAGGCGGGGGCGCTCGACGTGCTCGTGGACGAGATCCACTAG
- a CDS encoding RNB domain-containing ribonuclease, with amino-acid sequence MPRRHLHVTGAAEAPLRAALRALRTELAIPEAFPPAVLAEAEAAAKNPRLPSYDATDLPFLTIDPPGSTDLDQAMHLARRADGGYRVHYAIADVAAFVTPGGAIDAEAHRRVLTLYFPDGKVPLHPPVLSEGAASLLPGEPRPALLWRIDLDAEGRRVATDVRRALVRSRAKLDYAGVQRRIDDGTAEEPLALLRDIGRLREALEAERGGISLNVPEQEIVEQDHTYTLEYRAPLPADGWNAQISLLTGMAAADLMTAAGTGILRTLPTAPDGAVARLRRSAHALGVDWPHHVSYADVVRSADPTNPRHAAFLQECTTLLRGAGYTVFTDGHVPTPAVHAAVADEYTHATAPLRRLVDRYAGELCVAAVAGAEPPEWVRAALPALPDEMATGARRANTVERESVDIVEAALLKERVGEIFDAYVIDVKEREPAVGTVHLEDPAVVARIEGGGTRLPLGEWLRVRLSAADPGTAKVLFAPA; translated from the coding sequence ATGCCCCGCCGCCACCTCCACGTGACCGGCGCAGCCGAGGCTCCGCTGCGGGCCGCCCTGCGCGCACTCCGTACCGAGCTCGCGATCCCCGAGGCCTTCCCGCCCGCCGTCCTCGCCGAGGCCGAAGCCGCCGCGAAGAACCCCCGGCTCCCCTCGTACGACGCCACCGACCTGCCGTTCCTCACGATCGACCCGCCCGGCTCCACCGACCTCGACCAGGCCATGCACCTGGCCCGCCGGGCCGACGGCGGCTACCGGGTGCACTACGCCATCGCCGACGTCGCCGCCTTCGTCACCCCCGGCGGAGCGATCGACGCCGAGGCCCACCGGCGCGTCCTCACCCTCTACTTCCCCGACGGCAAGGTCCCCCTCCACCCTCCGGTCCTCTCCGAGGGCGCCGCCAGCCTGCTCCCCGGCGAACCCCGCCCCGCCCTGCTCTGGCGCATCGACCTCGACGCCGAGGGGCGCAGGGTCGCGACCGACGTCCGCCGCGCCCTCGTCCGCAGCCGCGCCAAACTCGACTACGCGGGCGTGCAGCGGCGGATCGACGACGGGACCGCCGAGGAACCGCTCGCCCTCCTCCGGGACATCGGCCGGCTCCGCGAGGCCCTGGAAGCCGAACGCGGCGGCATCTCCCTCAACGTCCCCGAGCAGGAGATCGTCGAACAGGACCACACCTACACCCTCGAATACCGGGCGCCGCTCCCCGCGGACGGCTGGAACGCCCAGATCTCCCTCCTCACCGGCATGGCCGCCGCCGACCTCATGACCGCCGCCGGCACCGGCATCCTGCGCACCCTCCCCACCGCCCCCGACGGCGCCGTCGCCCGACTGCGCCGCTCCGCCCACGCCCTCGGCGTCGACTGGCCGCACCACGTCTCGTACGCGGACGTCGTCCGCTCCGCCGACCCCACGAACCCGCGCCACGCCGCCTTCCTCCAGGAGTGCACCACCCTGCTGCGCGGCGCCGGCTACACCGTCTTCACCGACGGCCACGTCCCCACCCCGGCCGTGCACGCCGCCGTCGCCGACGAGTACACCCACGCCACCGCCCCGCTGCGCCGCCTCGTCGACCGGTACGCGGGCGAGCTGTGCGTGGCGGCCGTCGCCGGGGCCGAGCCGCCCGAGTGGGTACGGGCCGCGCTGCCCGCCCTGCCCGACGAGATGGCCACCGGCGCCCGCCGCGCCAACACCGTCGAGCGCGAGAGCGTCGACATCGTCGAGGCGGCCCTCCTGAAGGAGCGGGTCGGCGAGATCTTCGACGCGTACGTCATCGACGTGAAGGAACGCGAACCGGCCGTCGGCACCGTCCACCTGGAGGACCCGGCGGTCGTCGCCCGGATCGAGGGCGGCGGGACGAGGCTCCCCCTGGGGGAGTGGCTGCGCGTCAGGCTGTCGGCAGCGGACCCGGGGACGGCGAAGGTGCTGTTCGCGCCCGCGTGA
- a CDS encoding MerR family transcriptional regulator produces the protein MRIGEIAALVGVTPRAVRHYHQSGLLPEPERRANGYREYGVRDAVLLARIRRLTELGLGLEEVRDVLADDEGRGLVEVLQELADDLARQEAVIRERRERLAPLLVEARAGRLPAEGPVSPELAALLAGVGELPGSPMAAKDREVLALLDAVVPDAERARLMELMHGAAGGARELYALLDALADVAPDDPRVDEAARALAAVLPDGMAVDLPEEGSGGLADAFFADLAPAQSAAVRRALGLVRGGWAEEGADSGGRGGSGR, from the coding sequence ATGCGGATCGGCGAGATCGCCGCGCTCGTCGGGGTCACCCCCCGGGCCGTGCGGCACTACCACCAGTCGGGGCTGTTGCCCGAGCCGGAGCGGCGGGCCAACGGGTACCGGGAGTACGGGGTGCGGGACGCCGTGCTGCTCGCCCGGATCCGGCGGCTGACCGAGCTGGGGCTCGGGCTCGAGGAGGTGCGGGACGTGCTCGCGGACGACGAGGGGCGGGGACTCGTGGAGGTGCTCCAGGAGCTGGCGGACGACCTGGCCCGGCAGGAGGCGGTGATCAGGGAGCGCCGGGAGCGTCTCGCCCCGCTCCTCGTCGAGGCCCGGGCGGGGCGCCTGCCCGCCGAGGGGCCCGTGTCGCCGGAGCTGGCGGCGCTGCTCGCGGGTGTGGGCGAGCTGCCCGGGTCCCCGATGGCGGCGAAGGACAGGGAGGTCCTGGCCCTGCTCGACGCCGTCGTCCCCGACGCGGAACGGGCCCGGCTGATGGAGCTGATGCACGGGGCGGCGGGCGGCGCACGGGAGCTGTACGCGCTCCTCGACGCCCTCGCCGACGTGGCACCGGACGATCCCCGGGTGGACGAGGCCGCTCGCGCCCTGGCCGCGGTCCTGCCGGACGGGATGGCCGTGGACCTGCCCGAGGAGGGCTCCGGCGGCCTCGCCGACGCCTTCTTCGCGGACCTGGCGCCGGCCCAGTCGGCGGCGGTGCGGCGTGCGCTCGGGCTGGTGCGGGGAGGATGGGCCGAGGAGGGCGCCGATTCAGGGGGAAGAGGGGGGTCGGGTCGATGA
- a CDS encoding DUF1203 domain-containing protein: MSTHTATAYRALAIPSATLARLRVTDDAGRACAPRTAIDGGDPLRCCLRPSAPGERIALVSYAPLRRWAAETGAEPGAYDEQGPVFIHAEGCGGPAPSGTYPFSRPGALRVLRRYDAAGRIVGGRLLELPETPADGFDRALTEAFADPEVALVHVRAVEYGCFHFEVRRP, encoded by the coding sequence ATGAGCACCCACACCGCCACGGCGTACCGTGCCCTCGCGATCCCCTCCGCGACCCTCGCCCGGCTGCGCGTCACCGACGACGCCGGCCGCGCCTGCGCGCCCCGCACCGCCATCGACGGCGGCGACCCCCTCCGCTGCTGCCTGCGCCCCTCCGCGCCCGGCGAGCGGATCGCCCTCGTCTCGTACGCGCCCCTGCGCCGCTGGGCCGCCGAGACCGGCGCCGAGCCCGGCGCGTACGACGAGCAGGGTCCCGTCTTCATCCACGCCGAGGGCTGCGGCGGCCCCGCGCCCTCGGGGACGTACCCCTTCTCCCGCCCCGGGGCGCTCCGCGTCCTGCGCCGCTACGACGCGGCCGGCCGGATCGTCGGAGGCCGCCTCCTGGAGCTCCCGGAGACCCCCGCCGACGGCTTCGACCGGGCCCTCACCGAGGCCTTCGCCGACCCGGAGGTGGCCCTGGTGCACGTCCGGGCGGTCGAGTACGGCTGCTTCCACTTCGAGGTCCGCCGCCCCTGA
- a CDS encoding VOC family protein encodes MSRRFQVTFDAHDPRALSSFWRDALGYVHPGPPGVELPGGADPLAAWDDFLARIGVPEDQRNSRSAIEDPDGQGPRVFFQQVPEEKAGKNRVHLDVRAAPGLVGDERMAALEAECDRLVGLGAKRVRRFEPAPPMSGGHIVMTDPEGNEFCLD; translated from the coding sequence ATGAGCCGCCGTTTCCAGGTCACCTTCGACGCCCACGATCCCCGCGCGCTGTCCTCCTTCTGGCGTGACGCGCTGGGGTACGTCCACCCCGGCCCGCCCGGGGTCGAACTGCCCGGGGGCGCCGACCCGTTGGCCGCCTGGGACGACTTCCTCGCGCGGATCGGCGTGCCGGAGGACCAGCGCAACTCCAGGTCCGCCATCGAGGACCCGGACGGGCAGGGCCCGCGTGTCTTCTTCCAGCAGGTGCCGGAGGAGAAGGCCGGCAAGAACCGGGTGCACCTCGACGTCCGCGCCGCCCCCGGACTGGTGGGGGACGAGCGCATGGCGGCCCTGGAGGCCGAGTGCGACCGGCTCGTCGGCCTCGGGGCGAAGCGGGTGCGCCGCTTCGAGCCCGCTCCGCCGATGAGCGGCGGCCACATCGTGATGACCGACCCCGAGGGCAACGAGTTCTGCCTGGACTGA
- a CDS encoding excalibur calcium-binding domain-containing protein: MGVSLDKGPVREEQWWRRPGFVVFCLFLVPPAGMVLAWRTRWSPGRKVLATVLSAVWFVAVGTSDPPADRPAAAGARPRATGFPSFTPYTPPTPTPRPIVRRVVADYTGQNLETASRAAYEAGFRTRSHDATEGDKMQLVDGNWKVCFQEPAAGETATTEQGRRSRIEFAVVEKGSPCPARDGEAVVFPKVPNVVGKTFETGSAILRKKGLTEIRGAGAYTDVDLAAGHDDWRICFQDPEAGEDVEDPRYMSVRLSLARPGLSCPSEDYARLHPDPDPDRDGSGSGSGGSGSGSGGSDGGLAYYKNCDAVRAAGKAPIYRGQPGYRSGLDRDGDGKACDWS; encoded by the coding sequence GTGGGCGTGTCGCTGGACAAGGGTCCGGTTCGGGAGGAGCAGTGGTGGCGACGGCCCGGGTTCGTCGTCTTCTGTCTGTTCCTCGTGCCGCCGGCCGGCATGGTGCTGGCCTGGCGGACCCGTTGGTCGCCCGGCCGGAAGGTCCTCGCGACCGTCCTGTCCGCCGTCTGGTTCGTGGCGGTCGGCACCAGTGACCCGCCGGCGGATCGGCCCGCGGCGGCCGGCGCCCGGCCGCGGGCCACCGGCTTTCCGTCCTTCACCCCGTACACCCCGCCCACGCCCACCCCGCGCCCGATCGTGCGGCGGGTGGTCGCCGACTACACCGGCCAGAACCTGGAGACGGCGTCGAGGGCGGCGTACGAGGCGGGGTTCCGGACGCGCTCGCACGACGCCACCGAGGGCGACAAGATGCAACTCGTCGACGGCAACTGGAAGGTCTGCTTCCAGGAGCCGGCCGCCGGGGAGACCGCCACGACCGAGCAGGGGCGGCGGAGCCGGATCGAGTTCGCCGTCGTCGAGAAGGGCAGCCCCTGCCCGGCGCGGGACGGCGAGGCCGTCGTCTTCCCCAAGGTGCCGAACGTCGTCGGCAAGACCTTCGAGACCGGCTCCGCGATCCTCCGGAAGAAGGGCCTGACCGAGATCCGGGGCGCCGGCGCCTACACGGACGTCGACCTGGCGGCCGGTCACGACGACTGGCGGATCTGCTTCCAGGACCCGGAGGCGGGCGAGGACGTCGAGGACCCGCGGTACATGTCCGTCCGTCTCTCCCTCGCCCGCCCCGGCCTCTCCTGCCCGAGCGAGGACTACGCCCGGCTGCACCCGGATCCCGACCCGGACCGCGACGGCAGCGGCAGCGGCTCGGGAGGCTCCGGCTCGGGTTCCGGCGGATCCGACGGCGGCCTCGCCTACTACAAGAACTGCGACGCCGTCCGCGCCGCCGGCAAGGCCCCCATCTACCGGGGCCAGCCCGGCTACCGCTCCGGCCTCGACCGGGACGGCGACGGCAAGGCCTGCGACTGGTCCTGA
- a CDS encoding nuclear transport factor 2 family protein — MTISVSKLSDPAVRAFVTALNAHDEAALFEALTPDVTMSDDGSDRDVRQWLDREVFASRGHMDVESEADGGLALVAGYRNDTWGEMRTKWRFTVDGGKISRFETGQA, encoded by the coding sequence ATGACGATTTCCGTGAGCAAGCTCAGCGACCCGGCCGTGCGTGCCTTCGTCACGGCTCTCAACGCCCACGACGAGGCCGCCCTCTTCGAGGCCCTGACGCCCGATGTGACCATGTCCGACGACGGCTCCGACCGCGATGTGCGGCAGTGGCTCGACAGGGAGGTGTTCGCCTCGCGCGGGCACATGGACGTCGAGAGCGAGGCGGACGGCGGGCTCGCGCTCGTCGCCGGCTACCGCAACGACACCTGGGGCGAGATGCGCACCAAGTGGCGGTTCACCGTCGACGGCGGCAAGATCTCCCGGTTCGAGACCGGGCAGGCCTGA
- a CDS encoding SDR family oxidoreductase, with amino-acid sequence MGHASRVRCAPMSIAVVTGAGSGIGRSVALALAAAGWSVALAGRRAEALEETAAALPTGDFLPVPTDVTSEQQVADLFASVRDHWGRVDLLFNNAGTFAGGGVPVEDLDPATWRAVVDVNLTGSFLCAQAAFRTMKEQAPQGGRIINNGSISAHVPRPHSIAYTATKHAMTGLTKSLSLDGRPYRIACGQLDIGNAATEMTARMQTGILQANGELAAEPVMDAADVAATVVHMAGLPLEANVQFATVMATTMPYIGRG; translated from the coding sequence ATGGGGCACGCGTCTCGCGTACGCTGCGCGCCCATGAGCATCGCAGTGGTGACGGGAGCCGGTTCGGGCATCGGCCGGAGCGTGGCGCTGGCCCTCGCGGCGGCCGGCTGGTCGGTGGCCCTCGCGGGCCGCAGGGCGGAGGCCCTGGAGGAGACGGCGGCGGCCCTCCCGACGGGCGACTTCCTGCCCGTCCCGACGGACGTGACCTCGGAGCAGCAGGTCGCGGACCTCTTCGCGTCGGTACGGGACCACTGGGGCCGGGTCGACCTGCTCTTCAACAACGCCGGTACGTTCGCGGGCGGCGGCGTCCCCGTCGAGGACCTGGACCCGGCGACCTGGCGCGCGGTCGTCGACGTGAACCTGACGGGCTCGTTCCTCTGCGCCCAGGCGGCCTTCCGGACCATGAAGGAGCAGGCCCCGCAGGGCGGCCGGATCATCAACAACGGCTCGATCTCCGCGCACGTGCCGCGCCCGCACTCGATCGCGTACACGGCGACGAAGCACGCGATGACGGGCCTGACGAAGTCCCTGTCCCTCGACGGACGGCCGTACCGGATCGCCTGCGGTCAGCTCGACATCGGCAACGCGGCGACGGAGATGACGGCCCGCATGCAGACCGGCATCCTCCAGGCCAACGGCGAGCTGGCGGCGGAGCCGGTGATGGACGCGGCGGACGTGGCGGCGACGGTGGTGCACATGGCGGGGCTGCCGCTGGAGGCGAACGTGCAGTTCGCGACGGTGATGGCGACGACGATGCCGTACATCGGGCGGGGCTGA
- a CDS encoding alkaline phosphatase: MTHAQHSEELRAAARHFGRRRFLTVTGAAAALAFATQLPAAGAAAAAELDGRRVTEDPFTLGVASGDPLPGSVLLWTRLAPRPFEPEGGLPAERVSVRWELARDERFTRIVRRGRATAHPEFRHTVHVEVDHLDSDRVFFYRFRVGEWVSPVGRTRTAPAPGARNTALKLAAVSCQAYHDGYFTAYGHLAQEDVDVVFHLGDYLYEYAVNATGGARAYTDRALPAVFNRETLTLEDYRLRYALYKSDPDLRAAHAAHPFVVTWDDHETENNYAGDIPENGVPPEEFLLRRAAAYRAYWEHQPLRRPQQPQGPDMRMYRRLGFGRLAQFDILDTRQYRSDQAYGDGWHAPGPESDDPARTLTGAAQERWLLDGWRDSTARWNVLPQQVVFAERRDRPTADYTVSMDAWDGYTASRRRILAGAEAAGVENLMVLTGDVHVGIGLDIKADFGDPASRTVGTEIVATSIASGKNGADKPSNHDRIIQANPHVKLYNGRRGYATVELGTDSARADFRTVPYVTTPGAPIVTAGSLVTEAGNPGLTPA; this comes from the coding sequence ATGACCCACGCACAGCACTCCGAGGAACTCCGCGCCGCCGCACGTCACTTCGGGCGCCGGCGGTTCCTCACCGTCACCGGCGCCGCCGCCGCGCTCGCCTTCGCCACCCAGTTGCCCGCGGCCGGTGCCGCGGCCGCCGCCGAGCTCGACGGCCGGCGTGTCACGGAGGACCCGTTCACCCTCGGCGTGGCCTCGGGCGACCCGCTGCCGGGCTCCGTACTCCTCTGGACGCGGCTCGCGCCCCGTCCCTTCGAGCCCGAGGGCGGCCTGCCCGCCGAGCGGGTCTCCGTGCGGTGGGAGCTCGCCCGCGACGAGCGGTTCACCCGGATCGTCCGGCGCGGCCGGGCCACCGCGCACCCCGAGTTCCGGCACACCGTCCACGTCGAGGTCGACCACCTCGACTCCGACCGCGTGTTCTTCTACCGCTTCAGGGTCGGCGAGTGGGTCAGCCCGGTGGGGCGGACCCGCACCGCCCCGGCCCCCGGCGCGCGGAACACCGCCTTGAAGCTCGCCGCCGTCTCCTGCCAGGCCTACCACGACGGGTACTTCACGGCCTACGGCCACCTCGCCCAGGAGGACGTCGACGTCGTCTTCCACCTCGGCGACTACCTGTACGAGTACGCCGTCAACGCCACCGGTGGCGCCCGCGCCTACACCGACCGCGCCCTCCCGGCGGTCTTCAACCGCGAGACGCTCACCCTGGAGGACTACCGGCTCCGCTACGCGCTCTACAAGTCGGACCCCGACCTGCGCGCCGCGCACGCCGCCCACCCCTTCGTCGTCACCTGGGACGACCACGAGACCGAGAACAACTACGCGGGCGACATCCCCGAGAACGGCGTCCCGCCGGAGGAGTTCCTGCTCCGGCGCGCCGCCGCCTACCGCGCCTACTGGGAGCACCAGCCGCTGCGCCGCCCGCAGCAGCCCCAGGGCCCCGACATGAGGATGTACCGGCGGCTGGGCTTCGGGCGGCTCGCCCAGTTCGACATCCTCGACACCCGCCAGTACCGCTCCGACCAGGCGTACGGGGACGGCTGGCACGCCCCGGGCCCCGAGTCCGACGACCCGGCGCGCACCCTGACCGGCGCCGCCCAGGAGCGCTGGCTGCTCGACGGCTGGCGCGACTCCACCGCCCGGTGGAACGTGCTCCCGCAGCAGGTCGTCTTCGCCGAGCGCCGCGACCGGCCCACCGCCGACTACACGGTCTCCATGGACGCCTGGGACGGCTACACGGCGTCCCGGCGGCGGATCCTCGCGGGCGCCGAGGCCGCCGGCGTCGAGAACCTGATGGTGCTCACCGGTGACGTCCACGTCGGCATCGGCCTCGACATCAAGGCCGACTTCGGCGACCCGGCCTCCCGGACCGTCGGCACCGAGATCGTCGCCACCTCGATCGCCAGCGGCAAGAACGGTGCCGACAAGCCGTCCAACCACGACCGGATCATCCAGGCCAACCCGCACGTGAAGCTCTACAACGGGCGGCGCGGCTACGCGACCGTGGAGCTCGGCACGGACAGCGCCCGCGCCGACTTCCGCACCGTCCCCTACGTGACGACCCCGGGCGCCCCGATCGTCACGGCCGGCTCCCTCGTCACGGAGGCCGGCAACCCGGGCCTCACGCCTGCCTGA
- a CDS encoding Gfo/Idh/MocA family protein translates to MDANRTVRWGILATGGIAERFTRDLSTLDGAKVVAVASRTEASAKAFADRFGIPRAYGEWAGLLADEDVDVVYVATPHHAHRTAAGLALEAGKAVLCEKALTLNAREAEELVTLSRDRGLFLMEAMWMYCNPLVRRIAELVLDGAIGEVRTVQADFGIAGPFDAGHRLRDPAVGGGALLDLGVYPVSFAQLLLGEPSTVQAHARISPEGVDLNTGMLLGWDSGASALLSCSLEADTPLTASVTGTEGRIDVPRGFFFPERFTLLRNGAEPEEYVNEDDPHSLRHEAAEVMRCLRAGRTESPLVPLDGSLAVMRTLDAVRDRVGVRYPQEVLVRQA, encoded by the coding sequence ATGGACGCGAACAGGACGGTGCGCTGGGGGATCCTGGCGACGGGCGGCATAGCGGAACGGTTCACCAGGGACCTGTCGACGCTCGACGGCGCCAAGGTCGTCGCGGTGGCGTCCCGTACGGAGGCGTCGGCGAAGGCCTTCGCGGACCGGTTCGGGATTCCGCGGGCGTACGGGGAATGGGCCGGGCTCCTCGCCGACGAGGACGTCGACGTGGTGTACGTGGCGACCCCGCATCACGCGCACCGGACGGCGGCCGGCCTCGCCCTGGAGGCGGGGAAGGCGGTGCTCTGCGAGAAGGCTCTCACGCTCAACGCCCGCGAGGCGGAGGAACTCGTCACGCTCTCCCGGGACCGCGGCCTCTTCCTGATGGAGGCCATGTGGATGTACTGCAACCCGCTGGTCCGGCGGATCGCCGAGCTCGTGCTCGACGGCGCGATCGGCGAGGTCCGCACCGTCCAGGCCGACTTCGGGATCGCGGGTCCCTTCGACGCCGGCCACCGGCTGCGGGACCCGGCGGTGGGTGGCGGGGCGCTGCTCGACCTGGGGGTGTACCCGGTGTCGTTCGCGCAGCTGCTGCTCGGCGAACCGTCCACGGTCCAGGCGCACGCGCGGATCTCGCCGGAGGGCGTCGACCTGAACACGGGCATGCTGCTGGGCTGGGACTCGGGCGCCTCGGCCCTGCTGTCCTGCTCGCTGGAGGCGGACACCCCGCTGACGGCCTCGGTGACGGGCACGGAGGGCCGGATCGACGTCCCGCGCGGCTTCTTCTTCCCCGAGCGGTTCACGCTGCTGCGCAACGGCGCGGAACCGGAGGAGTACGTGAACGAGGACGACCCGCACTCGCTGCGGCACGAGGCGGCGGAGGTGATGCGCTGTCTGCGAGCCGGCCGGACGGAGTCCCCGCTCGTCCCCCTGGACGGCTCGCTCGCGGTGATGCGGACGCTCGACGCGGTCCGGGACCGCGTCGGCGTCCGCTATCCGCAGGAAGTACTGGTCAGGCAGGCGTGA